One stretch of Arachis duranensis cultivar V14167 chromosome 1, aradu.V14167.gnm2.J7QH, whole genome shotgun sequence DNA includes these proteins:
- the LOC107458243 gene encoding uncharacterized protein LOC107458243 → MSCTAARNAGEEDFVYRCANIPIWDQRWWSVSPMHQPGRNFLARCRQSGHLEVLFRSAVSDLFLGGCRFTGMEMHVVAAQGHLAAQYTVAMVLMLRDDAESKNNGLQTFCGLEAAGALTNCKLVFRGVVQGRGDTCVACQG, encoded by the coding sequence ATGTCGTGCACCGCTGCACGTAATGCAGGGGAGGAGGATTTCGTTTACAGATGTGCCAATATTCCAATTTGGGACCAACGATGGTGGAGTGTGAGTCCCATGCACCAGCCGGGAAGAAACTTCTTAGCGCGATGCAGGCAGAGCGGGCACCTGGAAGTTCTGTTTCGATCTGCTGTGTCTGACCTTTTCCTAGGCGGGTGTCGTTTTACGGGGATGGAAATGCACGTTGTCGCAGCCCAGGGCCATCTGGCAGCCCAGTACACAGTGGCGATGGTGCTGATGCTACGCGACGACGCCGAGTCAAAGAACAATGGCTTACAAACATTTTGTGGGCTTGAGGCGGCCGGTGCCCTAACAAACTGCAAATTGGTGTTCCGCGGCGTTGTCCAGGGACGTGGAGACACCTGCGTCGCCTGCCAAGGCTAA